A genome region from Populus alba chromosome 3, ASM523922v2, whole genome shotgun sequence includes the following:
- the LOC118054672 gene encoding shikimate O-hydroxycinnamoyltransferase, whose translation MIINVKESTMVQPAEETPRRGLWNSNVDLVVPRFHTPSVYFYRPTGASNFFDAKVLKEALSKALVPFYPMAGRLRRDEDGRIEIDCNAEGVLFVEAETASVVADFGDFAPTLELKQLIPTVDYSGGISTYPLLVLQVTYFKCGGVSLGVGMQHHAADGFSGLHFVNTWSDMARGLDLTIPPFIDRTLLRARDPPQPAFHHVEYQPPPAMKTVLETSKPESTAVSIFKLTRDQLNTLKAKAKEGGNIIGYSSYEMLAGHVWRSACKARGLPDDQETKLYIATDGRSRLRPTLPPGYFGNVIFTATPIAVAGEIQSKPTWYAAGKIHDSLVRMDNDYLRSALDFLELQPDLTALVRGAHTFRCPNLGITSWVRLPIHDADFGWGRPLFMGPGGIAYEGLSFIIPSSTNDGSMSVAISLQAEHMKLFEKFIYDI comes from the exons ATGATAATCAATGTGAAGGAATCAACCATGGTGCAGCCGGCAGAGGAGACGCCCCGGAGGGGGCTGTGGAATTCTAATGTGGACCTGGTGGTACCGAGATTCCACACCCCGAGTGTCTACTTTTATAGGCCCACAGGTGCCTCAAACTTCTTTGATGCAAAAGTGCTCAAAGAGGCTTTGAGTAAGGCCCTTGTACCATTCTACCCTATGGCAGGGCGGTTACGTAGAGATGAGGATGGCCGCATCGAGATCGATTGCAATGCTGAGGGAGTGTTGTTTGTTGAGGCTGAGACCGCCTCAGTTGTTGCTGATTTTGGTGATTTCGCACCCACTTTAGAGCTCAAGCAGCTTATTCCAACTGTGGATTACTCTGGCGGGATATCTACTTATCCTCTTTTGGTTTTGCAG GTGACCTATTTCAAATGCGGAGGAGTTTCACTTGGTGTTGGTATGCAACACCATGCAGCGGATGGGTTTTCTGGTCTTCACTTTGTGAATACATGGTCAGATATGGCTCGTGGTCTTGACCTTACAATTCCACCCTTCATTGACAGGACCCTTCTCCGTGCCAGAGACCCACCCCAACCTGCATTCCACCACGTTGAGTACCAGCCTCCACCAGCCATGAAAACCGTTCTTGAAACCTCAAAACCAGAGAGCACAGCGGTCTCCATTTTTAAGTTGACCAGGGATCAGCTCAACACCCTCAAAGCCAAAGCAAAGGAAGGTGGAAACATTATTGGCTATAGCTCATATGAAATGTTGGCGGGTCATGTATGGAGATCAGCATGTAAGGCACGCGGACTTCCTGACGATCAAGAAACCAAGTTATATATCGCTACAGATGGTCGGTCAAGACTGCGCCCTACACTTCCACCTGGTTACTTTGGCAATGTAATCTTTACAGCAACACCAATTGCAGTAGCAGGTGAAATTCAATCAAAGCCAACATGGTATGCTGCAGGAAAAATTCATGATTCATTGGTTCGCATGGACAATGATTATCTAAGGTCAGCCCTTGATTTCCTAGAGCTTCAGCCAGATCTAACAGCCCTTGTTCGCGGTGCCCATACTTTCCGGTGCCCCAATCTTGGGATTACTAGCTGGGTTAGACTGCCAATCCATGATGCAGATTTTGGCTGGGGAAGACCTCTTTTTATGGGGCCTGGTGGGATCGCATACGAGGGCTTATCATTCATCATACCAAGCTCCACAAATGACGGGAGCATGTCAGTAGCCATATCTTTGCAAGCTGAACACATGAAACTATTTGAGAAGTTTATATATGACATTTAA